From a region of the uncultured Desulfatiglans sp. genome:
- the flgG gene encoding flagellar component of cell-distal portion of basal-body rod (Evidence 2a : Function from experimental evidences in other organisms; PubMedId : 1482109; Product type s : structure): MLRTLWIAASGMQAQTLNIDVISNNLANVNSCGFKRSRADFQDLLYENLRPVGATSSLGNEVPTGIQLGHGTRPVAVQKIFLQGDYQQTQNELDMAIEGNGFFQILMPNGETAYSRAGSFKLDSEGRIVTSDGYLLEPEIRVPDDSEMLSIGTDGTLSIMRAGEVEPEEIGSIELARFANPAGLSSIGRNLFLETGASGQAILGIPGEDGLGTIAQGYLEMSNVSVVEEMVNMITAQRAYEINSKAIQAADEMLQMANNLKR; this comes from the coding sequence ATGTTGCGAACACTATGGATTGCAGCTTCAGGAATGCAGGCTCAGACCCTGAATATCGACGTCATTTCCAATAACTTGGCCAATGTCAATTCCTGTGGATTTAAACGCAGCCGCGCTGATTTTCAGGATTTGCTTTACGAGAATCTGCGTCCCGTCGGGGCGACTTCTTCCCTGGGCAACGAGGTTCCGACAGGCATTCAGCTGGGGCATGGGACAAGGCCTGTGGCAGTGCAAAAGATATTTCTGCAGGGTGATTATCAGCAGACGCAAAACGAACTGGATATGGCCATCGAAGGCAATGGCTTTTTTCAGATTCTGATGCCGAATGGCGAAACGGCCTATAGCCGGGCAGGTTCTTTCAAACTGGACAGTGAGGGGAGGATCGTGACTTCGGATGGCTATCTGCTAGAACCTGAAATCAGGGTTCCCGATGATTCTGAGATGTTATCCATTGGTACGGACGGGACGTTGTCGATCATGAGGGCAGGCGAAGTGGAGCCGGAGGAGATCGGCAGTATCGAGCTGGCGCGGTTTGCCAATCCAGCCGGGTTGAGCAGTATCGGGCGGAACCTTTTTCTCGAAACAGGCGCATCTGGGCAGGCTATTCTCGGTATCCCCGGTGAGGATGGACTGGGAACAATCGCCCAGGGCTATCTCGAGATGAGCAATGTCAGTGTTGTGGAAGAAATGGTGAATATGATCACCGCCCAGAGGGCGTACGAGATCAATAGCAAAGCGATTCAAGCCGCTGACGAAATGCTTCAGATGGCCAACAATCTCAAGAGGTAA
- a CDS encoding putative Flagellar biosynthetic protein FlhF (Evidence 3 : Putative function from multiple computational evidences): MRIKRYEAADMTEALRQVKEELGPDAVILSARTFNGSRGFSGILKKSRVELTVAVDVPGGDAMEKGPGKRAGGDPGRRVGAEISPAPISEQYRAPDRTPLRSSPLAAHCREQARRLFPVFQQLLLHGVQEETVLNLMAAVARSTGPRDLMENIGVFERLMEALSVMGLRGRKIKVGAGNQKFVAFLGPTGVGKTTTVAKFAAAARLSRKKDRVGLITMDNDRIGAIAQLKIYAKIIGVPLEVVSSRRTLEKSLKRLRSRTVIFVDTPGFSRGGSSRMEELQNLLSLLDPMEMHLILSAATHEREYKHLRTVIGNLHISSVIFSKIDECSTYGGILNYLIGSDTPFSYFTNSQHVPGGIVIASLERIVKMLVNAESEKCIGALPPEVLAENRRKLENRLRALAAGPEVSDLYHFDRALSFEDLLETAGDRKAYGT, translated from the coding sequence ATGCGAATTAAGCGCTACGAAGCGGCCGACATGACCGAAGCCTTGCGCCAGGTCAAGGAGGAATTGGGGCCTGATGCGGTGATCCTCTCGGCTAGAACCTTTAACGGGTCGAGGGGGTTTTCCGGAATACTCAAAAAGAGCCGGGTGGAACTGACGGTTGCAGTGGATGTGCCGGGAGGCGATGCTATGGAGAAGGGACCGGGCAAGCGGGCAGGAGGGGACCCGGGGCGACGGGTTGGCGCAGAGATTTCACCAGCGCCCATATCAGAACAATATAGGGCGCCGGATCGGACTCCTCTTCGGTCGTCCCCTTTGGCGGCCCACTGCCGAGAGCAGGCACGGAGGCTTTTCCCCGTCTTTCAGCAGTTGCTTTTGCACGGGGTGCAGGAGGAGACGGTCTTGAATCTCATGGCTGCGGTGGCACGGTCGACCGGACCGAGGGATCTGATGGAAAATATCGGCGTTTTCGAACGGCTGATGGAGGCGTTGTCAGTAATGGGATTACGTGGACGCAAGATCAAGGTGGGGGCAGGGAACCAGAAATTTGTCGCTTTTCTTGGTCCGACCGGTGTTGGCAAGACCACTACAGTGGCCAAATTTGCTGCAGCCGCTCGTTTATCCAGGAAAAAGGATCGTGTGGGCCTGATTACCATGGACAATGATCGTATCGGCGCCATTGCCCAATTGAAGATATACGCCAAGATCATCGGAGTGCCGCTGGAGGTTGTTTCGAGCCGTCGGACTCTTGAAAAGAGTTTGAAGCGTTTGCGGTCGAGGACGGTCATATTTGTTGATACCCCGGGATTCAGTAGGGGTGGGTCTTCGCGGATGGAAGAGTTGCAGAACCTGCTGAGCCTGCTTGATCCAATGGAAATGCATTTAATCTTGAGTGCAGCGACCCACGAAAGAGAGTATAAGCATCTCCGCACAGTTATTGGCAACCTTCATATCAGCAGTGTTATTTTTAGTAAAATCGACGAATGCAGCACATATGGGGGTATCCTGAATTATCTTATCGGGTCGGATACCCCATTTTCCTACTTCACGAACAGTCAGCATGTGCCGGGTGGCATTGTCATTGCGAGTTTGGAGCGAATCGTCAAGATGTTGGTAAATGCGGAGAGTGAAAAATGCATCGGGGCCTTGCCACCGGAAGTTCTTGCCGAGAACAGAAGGAAACTGGAGAACAGGTTGCGCGCACTTGCAGCAGGTCCGGAGGTAAGTGATCTGTATCATTTTGATAGGGCCCTTTCTTTCGAAGATTTGCTTGAGACAGCGGGAGATAGGAAAGCTTACGGGACCTGA
- a CDS encoding hypothetical protein (Evidence 5 : Unknown function), with product MTEFLGGDLGIRFQIFGLAVISGLVFYYLILQRLRIRQNAVQAELKQGMDKLDKLIEQLKMDIETLPGRSQRSLPGSGARIQPLSANGHRGTAPKSSAYRAGLTEDSAAVWDSYGSITELFRKGVSISEISERTGIPRGEVQLVLDLGLDSGVSLRRRSAEIRLS from the coding sequence ATGACAGAATTTCTTGGTGGTGATCTGGGAATCAGATTCCAGATCTTCGGATTGGCCGTGATTTCGGGTCTAGTGTTTTATTATTTGATTCTGCAAAGGCTTCGGATTCGGCAGAACGCTGTTCAAGCTGAGCTTAAACAAGGCATGGATAAACTCGATAAGCTGATCGAGCAATTGAAAATGGACATAGAAACCTTACCTGGGCGCAGTCAGCGAAGCCTTCCGGGCTCGGGGGCGAGAATTCAGCCCCTTTCTGCCAACGGTCACAGAGGGACGGCGCCGAAGTCTTCTGCATACCGGGCCGGGCTGACGGAGGACAGTGCCGCAGTTTGGGATTCCTATGGATCGATCACCGAGCTTTTTCGAAAAGGGGTGTCGATTTCGGAGATTTCTGAGAGGACCGGCATTCCGCGTGGTGAGGTGCAACTCGTTTTGGACCTCGGGCTTGATTCGGGTGTGTCGTTGCGAAGGCGTTCGGCTGAGATCAGGCTTTCCTGA
- a CDS encoding Flagellar biosynthesis pathway component, which yields MPQGSDQERTEQATPKRREDARKKGRVAQSREIPSVMILFAGLGIFFFAGGWVFSRLSVVMQWVFGQLIDRAELAAGDAELLLMSFFRETLLVMAPLALAVISAAVGANVLQKGFLFNMELLNPDISRLNPLKGIRRMASMKSLVELMKSVLKVAFIGGIGYLLVRSAMDEVLGLVWMEVPEILAFIGDTTFRCVLLITVPLVVLAVADLLFQHWEHERELRMTKQEIKDENKQREGDPFVKARIRRVQMEVARRRMMQAVKEADVVVTNPTHLAVALKYSPETMAAPQVVGKGAGFLAERIKRLAQENGIPVVENRILAQALYKGVEVGGMVPVALYRAVAEVMAYVYRLKGRRL from the coding sequence ATGCCACAGGGCAGCGATCAGGAAAGAACCGAACAGGCAACCCCCAAGCGTCGTGAGGATGCGCGCAAAAAGGGCCGGGTGGCGCAGAGCCGGGAGATCCCGTCGGTCATGATACTTTTTGCCGGATTAGGGATTTTCTTTTTTGCGGGAGGCTGGGTTTTCAGCCGTCTGTCTGTGGTCATGCAATGGGTGTTCGGTCAATTGATCGACAGGGCCGAGTTGGCCGCAGGCGATGCCGAGCTTCTCCTGATGAGCTTTTTCAGAGAAACACTCCTGGTCATGGCCCCTTTGGCCTTGGCGGTCATATCTGCCGCAGTGGGCGCCAACGTGCTGCAGAAGGGATTCCTTTTCAATATGGAGTTGTTGAACCCTGATATCTCGCGGTTGAACCCCTTGAAGGGAATCAGACGCATGGCCTCCATGAAATCTCTGGTAGAACTGATGAAGTCTGTGCTCAAGGTGGCTTTTATCGGCGGGATCGGCTATCTGCTGGTGCGCTCTGCAATGGATGAGGTCCTGGGATTGGTGTGGATGGAGGTGCCGGAGATACTTGCCTTCATAGGCGACACCACTTTCAGATGCGTATTGTTGATAACGGTGCCCCTGGTCGTTTTGGCTGTCGCAGACCTTCTCTTTCAACATTGGGAGCATGAAAGAGAACTGCGTATGACCAAGCAGGAGATCAAAGACGAAAACAAGCAGCGCGAGGGTGACCCGTTCGTCAAGGCCAGGATCAGACGGGTGCAAATGGAAGTAGCCCGCAGGCGGATGATGCAGGCTGTAAAGGAGGCCGATGTCGTTGTGACCAATCCCACGCACTTGGCGGTCGCGTTGAAATATTCTCCAGAGACCATGGCTGCTCCACAGGTGGTTGGGAAAGGTGCTGGATTTTTGGCGGAGCGTATCAAAAGGCTGGCGCAAGAAAACGGAATCCCTGTGGTCGAAAACAGAATTCTGGCCCAGGCATTGTATAAAGGAGTCGAGGTTGGAGGGATGGTGCCGGTTGCGTTGTACAGGGCTGTTGCGGAGGTGATGGCCTATGTTTACAGGCTGAAGGGGCGTCGTCTCTAA
- the flhA gene encoding putative flagellar export pore protein (Evidence 3 : Putative function from multiple computational evidences; PubMedId : 1482109, 16385045, 16511106; Product type t : transporter) — protein MAATALNYKRLMAFGKNGDVFMAFAVVGILLLMIFPLQPFLLDLALSLSISCSLVILMVAAYISRPLDLSAFPSILLLVTLLRLSLNVASTRVILINGGEGAAAAGKVIHAFGNFVVGGNYVVGLIVFVILVVINFVVITKGAGRIAEVAARFTLDAMPGKQMSIDADLNAGLIDDEEARQRRQHIAQEAEYYGAMDGASKFVRGDAIAGIIITLINIVGGFAVGVFQLGMGFGEAAETFTLLTVGDGLVSQIPALIVSTAAGIIVSRAGASESNLGKEIAAQIFLQPRAIAASAGVLLTLGLIPGLPCIPFLFFAAVAGAVAYALHQARQTGEQQAQEAAARREKTEAPQRVDSPPPLDLLALEIGYALVPLVDVNQNAELLDRIRSIRRQIAQEIGIVVPPVHIQDNMTLKPGEYTILLKGNEIARGELIMNHFLAMNPGMAKEKIEGITTKEPTYGLPALWIKPENRERAMGKGYTVVDPATVMVTHLSHVIRTHAHEILGRQEVQTLLDRFKESYPKVVEELIPNQLSLGAVGKVLQNLLREQIPIRDLLTILETLADWSPGIKDVEILTEYVRQAMSRTITRMYEASDGSLPVLTLDQAVEKTLVGAVQRNEQGTYMNIDPVTAERIVQSISGNFERFGLMNHQPVVLCSAHIRAHFKRLLDRFTPNITVLSYNEILNNVKVKSLGTVGLGNAN, from the coding sequence ATGGCGGCAACGGCCTTGAATTATAAGCGACTGATGGCTTTCGGGAAAAACGGGGATGTTTTTATGGCTTTCGCAGTGGTGGGAATACTGCTGCTCATGATTTTCCCGTTACAGCCTTTTTTGTTGGACCTGGCCCTTTCACTGAGCATCAGCTGCTCCTTGGTGATTCTGATGGTGGCGGCGTACATCTCACGGCCGCTCGACCTGTCGGCTTTCCCTTCCATTTTGCTGCTCGTGACCCTCTTGCGGTTATCGCTCAACGTCGCATCGACGCGGGTTATTCTGATCAACGGGGGCGAAGGGGCCGCCGCAGCCGGAAAGGTGATTCATGCCTTCGGCAATTTTGTTGTGGGTGGCAACTATGTGGTCGGTTTGATCGTTTTTGTCATCCTGGTGGTCATCAACTTCGTCGTGATTACCAAAGGTGCCGGACGTATAGCGGAAGTGGCCGCCCGGTTCACGCTGGATGCCATGCCTGGTAAACAAATGAGCATCGATGCGGACCTGAACGCGGGTCTGATCGATGATGAGGAGGCGCGCCAGCGGCGCCAACACATCGCCCAGGAGGCCGAATACTATGGTGCGATGGATGGGGCCAGTAAATTTGTGAGGGGCGATGCCATCGCGGGGATTATCATCACCCTGATCAATATCGTGGGCGGCTTCGCTGTCGGCGTTTTTCAGCTGGGGATGGGTTTCGGGGAGGCGGCTGAGACCTTTACTCTTTTGACGGTTGGGGATGGGCTGGTCAGCCAGATACCCGCTCTGATTGTATCAACTGCTGCGGGTATTATCGTCAGCCGGGCAGGGGCCTCCGAGAGCAACCTCGGCAAGGAGATCGCAGCCCAGATATTTTTGCAGCCACGGGCGATTGCAGCTTCGGCGGGCGTTCTTTTGACTTTGGGTCTCATCCCTGGGTTGCCATGCATACCGTTTCTGTTTTTTGCAGCGGTGGCCGGGGCGGTTGCCTACGCCCTACATCAAGCCAGGCAGACCGGGGAGCAGCAGGCGCAGGAGGCAGCTGCGCGGCGCGAAAAAACCGAGGCGCCTCAACGCGTCGATTCCCCACCCCCTTTGGATCTGTTGGCGCTTGAGATCGGCTACGCTTTGGTGCCGCTGGTCGATGTGAATCAGAACGCCGAACTCCTGGATCGCATTCGCTCCATTCGGCGGCAGATTGCCCAGGAAATTGGGATCGTCGTTCCACCAGTACACATCCAGGATAATATGACGCTGAAACCTGGAGAATACACCATTCTGCTCAAAGGAAACGAAATCGCACGTGGCGAGCTTATCATGAACCATTTTCTTGCAATGAACCCCGGGATGGCAAAGGAAAAGATCGAAGGAATCACGACAAAGGAGCCGACCTACGGCCTCCCGGCCTTGTGGATCAAGCCCGAAAATCGTGAGCGGGCCATGGGGAAAGGGTACACGGTTGTAGATCCGGCCACCGTCATGGTCACTCATCTTTCACACGTGATTCGGACCCATGCCCATGAGATTTTAGGCCGTCAGGAAGTTCAGACGCTACTGGACCGGTTCAAGGAATCCTATCCCAAGGTGGTGGAGGAATTGATCCCCAATCAGCTTTCGCTTGGGGCGGTGGGAAAGGTTCTGCAAAATCTTCTGCGGGAGCAGATCCCGATTCGCGATTTGCTCACAATCCTCGAGACCTTGGCCGATTGGTCACCCGGGATCAAGGATGTCGAAATTTTGACGGAATATGTTCGCCAGGCGATGTCTCGCACGATTACACGAATGTACGAGGCGTCCGATGGCAGCCTTCCGGTTCTGACCCTCGACCAGGCTGTGGAAAAGACCTTGGTTGGCGCGGTTCAGCGCAATGAGCAGGGAACCTATATGAACATCGATCCGGTCACGGCGGAGAGGATCGTTCAATCGATCAGCGGAAATTTCGAGCGGTTCGGGCTCATGAACCACCAGCCGGTTGTGCTGTGCTCAGCACACATAAGGGCTCACTTCAAACGTTTGCTCGACCGTTTTACTCCCAACATAACCGTTCTTTCTTACAATGAAATCTTGAATAACGTCAAAGTCAAATCTTTGGGCACGGTGGGGCTTGGAAATGCGAATTAA
- a CDS encoding hypothetical protein (Evidence 5 : Unknown function) — protein MQSFWADWLTLLFSFHPDMVFLANLGVNLRVCLCGDLQVASAQKLDFLDICQTGSHSFAAGLSTRRV, from the coding sequence ATGCAGAGCTTTTGGGCAGACTGGTTGACATTGTTATTTAGTTTCCATCCGGACATGGTCTTTTTGGCCAATCTCGGCGTCAATCTGCGCGTTTGCTTGTGCGGTGACCTGCAGGTCGCCTCTGCGCAAAAGCTTGATTTTCTTGATATTTGCCAAACTGGGTCTCACAGCTTTGCGGCGGGACTGAGCACCCGAAGGGTGTGA
- the fliA gene encoding RNA polymerase sigma factor FliA, whose translation MYYSEAALHPSCDDSDSAHSMDADLVERYLPYVRMIVHRIAATLPAHVETEDLTNAGFIGLLAAVKRYDPDRAGTFIAYVCMKIRGAVLTELRSRDFMPRGLRRRFRELEKAEQAIEQRGGIFADDEAVALEMGLTIKEVQDIRRAACLSFISLEDLGFDGAEDREDLRRYMFGEMEDDPLSLVGLNELQEALAASIEELSEKEKLALSLYYWEELTMKEIGLVLGITESRVSQIHSQALMKLRGKLRRKGFIEAE comes from the coding sequence ATGTATTATTCTGAAGCAGCTTTGCATCCCAGTTGTGATGATTCTGATTCAGCTCACTCGATGGATGCTGACTTAGTTGAGCGATATCTGCCCTACGTGCGGATGATTGTTCACCGCATCGCGGCTACCTTGCCTGCCCACGTGGAGACGGAAGATCTGACGAATGCAGGGTTTATCGGTCTGCTGGCGGCTGTCAAACGATACGATCCCGACCGAGCGGGAACGTTTATCGCCTATGTGTGTATGAAAATTCGAGGAGCTGTTCTCACTGAACTCCGTTCCCGGGATTTCATGCCAAGAGGATTGAGACGTCGATTCCGGGAACTCGAGAAAGCTGAACAGGCAATTGAACAGCGGGGTGGAATTTTTGCTGATGATGAAGCTGTTGCCCTTGAGATGGGTTTGACGATCAAGGAGGTTCAGGATATTCGTCGGGCTGCATGTCTGAGCTTTATAAGCTTGGAGGATTTGGGATTCGATGGCGCAGAAGACCGCGAAGATCTGCGACGATATATGTTTGGGGAGATGGAGGATGATCCCTTATCTTTGGTCGGACTGAACGAGTTGCAGGAGGCCTTGGCTGCGTCCATCGAGGAGCTGTCAGAGAAGGAAAAACTCGCGCTTTCTCTCTATTACTGGGAGGAGTTGACCATGAAGGAAATCGGCCTCGTTCTGGGGATTACCGAATCACGCGTCTCTCAAATTCATAGTCAGGCATTGATGAAGTTAAGGGGCAAACTGCGGCGCAAAGGGTTCATAGAAGCTGAGTGA
- a CDS encoding hypothetical protein (Evidence 5 : Unknown function), with translation MTVFGLTFKRAAHFIDGFSRRSLLFFWLAGLSCVHHAWGAPVNVPVLQKIIVDGDQILFEDLIDHEKIEASQVAAELARLVIARAPLPGEERSISAEYLDVRLRQHGFDTDKIRLEAPGQIFVARSAEEVPPEKIAEIAADYVYANAPWERDRIRVKEVRQTQTVMVPAGKVSYEIQSSRTEKFLGSIPLAVRFKVGDGFEKRIWVTVEIEVMEDVVVTSRPLNRLHVLAESDLAMRRVDLTSLSGNTVTQMDMAVGKRLKRALGAHATLRMDHLERPYLVKAGDLVTIVAESKGVRITGLGRVEERGRQGDTVRVSNTDSKKDIYGEVLDSSTIRIPF, from the coding sequence ATGACGGTCTTCGGGCTCACATTCAAAAGAGCTGCGCATTTCATTGATGGGTTTTCCAGAAGGTCTTTGTTGTTTTTTTGGCTCGCGGGGCTGTCCTGTGTTCATCATGCGTGGGGAGCGCCGGTCAATGTTCCCGTGCTTCAGAAGATCATTGTAGACGGGGACCAGATTCTGTTCGAGGACCTGATAGACCATGAGAAAATCGAGGCTTCGCAGGTCGCCGCAGAATTGGCGCGCCTCGTCATCGCACGGGCACCGTTGCCTGGTGAGGAGCGGAGCATCTCCGCGGAGTATCTTGATGTTCGTCTCAGACAGCATGGTTTCGACACGGACAAGATCCGACTGGAGGCACCCGGCCAGATCTTTGTAGCGCGTAGCGCCGAGGAAGTCCCGCCGGAGAAAATCGCTGAAATAGCAGCTGATTATGTTTACGCCAATGCTCCCTGGGAACGGGATCGGATCAGGGTAAAAGAGGTTCGTCAGACTCAGACGGTTATGGTTCCTGCTGGTAAGGTGTCCTACGAAATCCAGTCTTCTCGCACGGAGAAATTTTTGGGTTCTATCCCTCTCGCGGTGCGGTTTAAAGTGGGAGACGGTTTTGAAAAGCGGATCTGGGTAACCGTGGAAATCGAAGTGATGGAAGATGTGGTCGTGACGAGCAGGCCTCTGAACCGCTTGCATGTTCTTGCTGAGAGTGATCTTGCTATGCGGCGGGTGGACTTGACGAGTCTTTCCGGCAATACGGTTACGCAGATGGATATGGCCGTGGGCAAACGCCTCAAGAGGGCGCTTGGTGCCCATGCAACTTTGCGGATGGATCATTTGGAAAGGCCTTATTTGGTGAAGGCTGGAGACCTGGTGACGATAGTGGCCGAGTCGAAGGGGGTGAGGATCACCGGGTTGGGTCGGGTCGAGGAAAGAGGCCGGCAGGGTGATACTGTGCGGGTTTCCAACACCGATTCCAAAAAGGATATTTACGGCGAAGTGCTGGATTCTTCGACGATCCGGATACCATTTTGA
- a CDS encoding hypothetical protein (Evidence 5 : Unknown function) encodes MVGPVRWGEYFAPISASGWVKKPDERDGGRERQQFEALMYRQEKTDDQPAGNRDQDDSERKRLQRTLDADTDSGTTLQDTSEEDAELLGRLVDIVI; translated from the coding sequence ATGGTTGGTCCGGTGAGATGGGGGGAGTATTTTGCCCCGATTAGTGCCTCAGGATGGGTGAAAAAACCCGACGAAAGGGACGGTGGCCGGGAGAGGCAGCAGTTCGAAGCGTTGATGTATCGTCAAGAGAAGACGGATGATCAACCCGCCGGGAACCGCGATCAGGATGATTCGGAGCGAAAGAGGCTTCAGAGGACCTTAGACGCTGACACGGACAGCGGGACCACGCTGCAGGATACGAGCGAAGAAGATGCAGAGCTTTTGGGCAGACTGGTTGACATTGTTATTTAG
- a CDS encoding Site-determining protein, with amino-acid sequence MVHGMEKHESTGKVIDLTRKREYYTNGSHPRTGQSPTHTRVIAISSGKGGVGKTNIVANLGYSLSRLGRKVMILDADLGLGNLDVLLGMAPQYNLAHVVKGLKRIGEITVEGPGGMTILPASSGIQEMTKLTQSQKIKMLEELDKLIATKDILLIDTAAGISSNVMYFNAAAQEIIIVVSPEPTSLTDAYALIKVLSIRYGKKHFFILSNMVVNEHEGLEIYRQLKMVADRFLKVEIVYLGHIFTDTNIIKCVKKQKIISEYFPESSASRCFNKITETIALMNTENNRYGDSNFMWNNIFNDAYI; translated from the coding sequence ATGGTGCACGGAATGGAAAAACATGAATCGACAGGCAAAGTCATCGATTTGACACGTAAACGCGAATACTACACAAATGGGTCCCATCCGAGAACCGGCCAATCGCCGACACATACGCGCGTTATCGCGATCAGCAGCGGAAAAGGGGGTGTAGGTAAGACGAATATTGTCGCAAACCTGGGTTACAGTCTCAGTCGTTTAGGCAGAAAGGTTATGATCCTTGACGCTGATTTGGGATTAGGAAATCTGGATGTTCTCTTGGGAATGGCGCCCCAGTACAACCTCGCTCACGTCGTTAAAGGACTGAAAAGGATAGGCGAAATAACGGTTGAAGGCCCTGGTGGGATGACAATTCTGCCAGCGTCATCAGGTATTCAGGAGATGACAAAGCTCACTCAGTCACAGAAAATCAAAATGCTTGAAGAATTAGATAAATTGATCGCAACAAAAGACATTCTGTTGATTGATACAGCAGCTGGAATATCAAGCAACGTTATGTATTTCAATGCTGCAGCTCAGGAGATAATCATAGTTGTTTCTCCTGAACCGACTTCTTTGACAGATGCTTATGCACTTATAAAAGTTTTATCGATTAGATACGGTAAAAAGCATTTTTTTATTTTATCAAATATGGTTGTGAACGAACATGAGGGACTTGAGATATATAGGCAGTTGAAAATGGTTGCTGATCGGTTCTTGAAAGTAGAGATAGTTTATCTTGGTCATATTTTCACCGATACAAACATTATTAAATGCGTTAAAAAGCAGAAAATAATATCTGAATATTTTCCTGAATCTTCAGCTAGTCGATGTTTTAATAAAATTACAGAGACAATTGCATTGATGAATACGGAAAATAATAGATATGGTGATTCAAATTTTATGTGGAATAACATTTTCAATGATGCATATATCTGA
- a CDS encoding putative Flagellar basal-body rod protein FlgF (Evidence 3 : Putative function from multiple computational evidences): protein MTDALCRLGTKALLQEMRMDVLANNLANINTAGFKGDKFGLALPPSEDSGYGADRPMGGRLPFEISTVVDFSPGTLKATENPLDVALSGEGLFCVENPLGETLYTRKGRFALNGEGEIVTQDGWPVMGQGGRMRVEGTEIMIEEDGSLFVDGARVDRFRIVRFESPELLEKAGDTVFRASEGMDPKVEADEADIRQGFIELSNVDAIRMMTEMIETVRGYESYQKMMQVLDQITTRSTEEVGRIS from the coding sequence ATGACGGACGCATTATGTCGGTTGGGGACCAAGGCGCTGCTGCAGGAGATGCGCATGGATGTTCTGGCCAATAATCTGGCGAACATCAACACAGCGGGTTTCAAAGGAGACAAATTTGGCCTGGCGCTTCCTCCTTCTGAAGATAGTGGATACGGGGCGGATAGGCCGATGGGTGGTAGACTGCCCTTTGAAATATCCACCGTGGTTGATTTTTCACCGGGCACGCTCAAGGCGACGGAGAATCCTTTGGATGTGGCCTTAAGCGGCGAGGGGCTCTTCTGTGTCGAGAACCCCCTCGGGGAGACTCTGTATACCCGCAAGGGCAGATTTGCGTTGAATGGCGAAGGAGAAATCGTGACCCAAGACGGATGGCCGGTCATGGGTCAAGGGGGCCGAATGCGGGTGGAGGGGACAGAAATTATGATCGAGGAAGATGGCAGTCTTTTCGTGGACGGGGCTCGAGTGGATCGGTTCAGGATCGTCCGTTTCGAGTCTCCGGAACTGCTTGAAAAGGCCGGAGATACCGTCTTCAGGGCCTCGGAGGGCATGGATCCGAAGGTTGAAGCGGACGAGGCCGATATAAGACAGGGATTCATCGAATTGTCCAATGTGGACGCTATCCGGATGATGACGGAGATGATCGAAACCGTTAGAGGATACGAGTCCTATCAAAAGATGATGCAGGTTCTCGATCAGATCACGACGCGCTCGACCGAGGAGGTGGGGCGGATATCTTGA